A stretch of Hyalangium gracile DNA encodes these proteins:
- a CDS encoding serine/threonine-protein kinase, giving the protein MGEPFGNYELLQPLATGGMGQLYLARNRAEGFQKLVVVKMLLSHLSRDQGFMAMFLDEARIAAQLNHPHICQIFELGEHAGTHYLAMEYVPGVDLRSLQQHLTERGQVLPPALACRVVADAASALHYAHELTDDSGRPLGLVHRDVSPSNVLVSFDGAVKLIDFGIAKAAGRASATATGQIKGKFAYMSPEQAEGEPLDARSDIFSLGLVLHELLTGHRVLQRDSDPGTLKAAREAVIAPPSTLRPSFPEDLDPVVMRALARRPEERYATAGQLALALEEWLLRSQQPSSQTHLTSFLRGVYPDYKERSRARSETTPVSGLEGTLIRTPSGGSQQPSGLTRTFLTPERAQSAPPAEPAPATPSPLPPAPPRRTLGRKLAVGVAWGLLLAGGAYVTRRPASPTAATNVPAPGPATESAPAPVLHTLRITTDPAEAEVLIGGSPAGKTPFVHSFEHGKRLDLTIQAPGRVPVQRTQEMLADAELALELARKKATVTLNSKPQGATVLRDGQRLGETPLSFSGDEEVPVRLVLSLKGYVSKDVELTPRDGAVQEVGLVRQSAREDSPFKTKAQR; this is encoded by the coding sequence ATGGGTGAACCCTTCGGCAACTACGAGCTGCTCCAGCCTCTCGCGACGGGAGGGATGGGACAGCTGTACCTCGCTCGCAACCGGGCGGAGGGTTTCCAGAAGCTGGTCGTGGTGAAGATGCTCCTGTCCCACCTGTCGCGGGACCAGGGCTTCATGGCGATGTTCCTCGACGAGGCGCGGATCGCCGCCCAGCTCAACCACCCCCACATCTGCCAGATCTTCGAGCTGGGAGAGCACGCGGGCACCCACTACCTGGCCATGGAGTATGTGCCGGGAGTGGACCTCCGCTCGCTCCAGCAGCACCTCACCGAGCGTGGCCAGGTGCTGCCCCCCGCGCTGGCCTGCCGGGTGGTGGCGGACGCAGCGTCCGCGCTGCACTACGCGCACGAGCTCACCGATGACAGCGGCCGGCCGCTGGGCCTGGTGCACCGAGACGTCTCCCCCTCCAACGTGCTGGTGAGCTTCGACGGCGCGGTGAAGCTGATCGACTTCGGCATCGCCAAGGCGGCGGGGCGTGCCTCCGCCACCGCCACCGGCCAGATCAAGGGGAAGTTCGCCTATATGTCGCCGGAGCAGGCCGAGGGCGAGCCGCTGGATGCCCGGAGCGACATCTTCTCGCTCGGCCTGGTCCTCCACGAGCTGCTCACCGGCCACCGCGTCCTCCAGCGCGACTCGGATCCCGGAACGCTGAAGGCCGCCCGTGAGGCTGTCATCGCGCCGCCGTCCACGCTGCGCCCCTCCTTCCCGGAGGATCTGGACCCGGTGGTGATGCGCGCGCTCGCCCGGCGCCCGGAGGAGCGGTACGCCACCGCGGGTCAGCTCGCGCTGGCGCTCGAGGAGTGGCTCCTGCGCAGCCAGCAGCCCTCGTCGCAGACCCACCTGACGTCCTTCCTGCGCGGCGTCTATCCCGACTACAAGGAGCGCTCCCGAGCGCGCTCGGAGACCACTCCGGTGTCCGGGCTCGAGGGGACGCTCATCCGCACGCCCTCGGGCGGGAGCCAGCAGCCTTCCGGGCTCACCCGCACCTTCTTGACGCCCGAGCGCGCCCAGTCCGCGCCCCCCGCCGAGCCAGCACCCGCCACGCCTTCGCCTCTGCCTCCTGCTCCTCCCCGCCGCACACTGGGGAGGAAGCTCGCGGTCGGCGTGGCATGGGGGCTGCTGCTCGCTGGCGGCGCATACGTCACGCGACGCCCGGCCTCGCCCACGGCCGCTACCAACGTGCCTGCTCCCGGGCCCGCGACCGAGAGCGCACCCGCTCCGGTCCTGCACACGCTGCGCATCACGACGGACCCCGCGGAGGCGGAGGTCCTCATCGGTGGCTCACCCGCCGGCAAGACGCCGTTCGTGCACTCCTTCGAGCACGGCAAGCGCCTCGACCTGACGATCCAGGCTCCGGGACGGGTGCCGGTGCAGCGCACCCAGGAGATGCTTGCAGACGCCGAGCTCGCCCTGGAGCTGGCGCGCAAGAAGGCGACCGTCACCCTGAACAGCAAGCCCCAGGGAGCCACGGTGCTCCGGGATGGGCAGCGCCTCGGGGAGACGCCGCTGAGCTTCTCCGGTGACGAGGAGGTGCCGGTCCGGCTCGTGCTCAGCCTCAAGGGCTACGTGTCCAAGGACGTGGAGCTCACCCCGCGAGACGGAGCGGTCCAGGAGGTCGGGCTGGTTCGTCAGAGCGCCAGGGAGGACTCGCCGTTCAAGACGAAGGCGCAGCGATGA
- a CDS encoding acyl-CoA dehydrogenase family protein, translated as MDEILRFLLTTPPQPGSLQSVGDWWRQHLGLASRFTTPVDLALAGGFMADRMGFAFASGYHAALRCLFPRMRPDHRGALCATEAGGAHPSAIQTRLSGGEGGPLRLSGAKNFVTLGTAAETLFVVASEGQDEQGRNRLRVVMIDSRREGVHLNELPPTPFVPEVPHAELELRDVAVSPEEVLPGDGYTRYLKPFRTTEDCHVHAALLGWLLQVGRRSGWPERVQDEALALAVTMRGLAQAEPSSPAVHVALGGALELCQRLVSGLEEWWPKVDAETRERWERDRYLLGVAGKARAKRREVARQRLAGG; from the coding sequence GTGGACGAAATCCTGCGCTTCCTCCTCACGACTCCTCCCCAGCCGGGCTCGCTCCAGTCGGTGGGGGACTGGTGGCGCCAGCACCTCGGGCTGGCCTCGCGGTTCACGACGCCGGTGGACTTGGCGCTGGCGGGCGGCTTCATGGCCGACAGGATGGGGTTCGCCTTCGCCTCGGGGTACCACGCGGCGCTCCGGTGCCTCTTCCCGCGGATGCGCCCGGATCATCGGGGCGCGCTGTGCGCGACGGAGGCGGGCGGGGCACACCCCAGCGCCATCCAGACGCGCCTGTCGGGTGGGGAAGGGGGACCGCTGCGGCTGTCGGGTGCCAAGAACTTCGTCACGCTGGGCACGGCCGCCGAGACCCTGTTTGTGGTGGCGAGTGAGGGGCAGGACGAGCAGGGCCGGAACCGGCTCCGGGTGGTGATGATCGACTCCCGGCGGGAGGGGGTGCACCTCAACGAGCTGCCGCCCACGCCGTTCGTGCCCGAGGTGCCCCACGCCGAGCTGGAGCTGCGCGACGTGGCGGTGTCTCCCGAGGAGGTGCTGCCCGGGGATGGGTACACGCGCTACCTCAAGCCCTTCCGGACGACGGAGGACTGCCATGTCCACGCGGCGCTCCTGGGATGGTTGCTCCAGGTGGGGCGGCGCTCGGGCTGGCCGGAGCGCGTCCAGGACGAGGCGCTCGCGCTGGCGGTGACGATGCGCGGGCTGGCACAGGCGGAGCCGTCCTCGCCCGCGGTGCACGTGGCGCTGGGAGGCGCGCTGGAGCTCTGCCAGCGGCTGGTGAGCGGGCTCGAGGAGTGGTGGCCGAAGGTGGATGCGGAGACGCGTGAGCGGTGGGAGCGGGACAGGTACCTGCTGGGCGTGGCGGGCAAGGCCCGGGCGAAGCGCCGCGAGGTGGCCCGCCAGCGGCTCGCGGGTGGGTGA
- a CDS encoding ABC transporter ATP-binding protein, producing the protein MSAAGAPESSAGERVVSDVVIRVENLTKTYRLGSETVHALRGVNLEIRRNEYVAVMGPSGSGKSTFMNLIGCLDVPSDGQYWLNGQAVAGLGEDQLARIRNREIGFVFQSFNLLPRASALDNVAMPLVYSGVRKRERRERAAVLLDKVGLGARKDHRPNELSGGQRQRVAIARALVTRPALLLADEPTGALDSKTGEEIMALFGELHSQGQTLMLVTHEQDIADHARRILFLKDGVIERDTRRPA; encoded by the coding sequence GTGAGCGCGGCCGGAGCGCCCGAGTCCTCCGCCGGGGAACGCGTCGTCTCCGATGTGGTGATCCGCGTCGAGAACCTCACCAAGACGTACCGGCTGGGCTCGGAGACCGTCCACGCCCTGCGCGGCGTCAACCTGGAGATCCGCCGCAACGAGTACGTGGCCGTCATGGGCCCGTCCGGCTCTGGCAAGTCCACCTTCATGAACCTCATCGGCTGCCTGGATGTCCCCAGCGACGGGCAGTACTGGCTCAACGGGCAGGCCGTGGCTGGCCTGGGCGAGGACCAGCTGGCGCGCATCCGCAACCGAGAGATCGGCTTCGTCTTCCAGAGCTTCAACCTGCTGCCCCGCGCCTCGGCGCTCGACAACGTGGCGATGCCGCTCGTCTACTCGGGCGTGCGCAAGCGAGAGCGCCGCGAGCGCGCCGCGGTGCTGCTCGACAAGGTGGGGCTGGGGGCGCGCAAGGACCACCGTCCCAACGAGCTGTCGGGCGGTCAGCGCCAGCGCGTGGCCATCGCTCGCGCCCTGGTGACCCGCCCGGCGCTCCTGCTGGCGGACGAGCCCACGGGCGCGCTCGACAGCAAGACGGGCGAGGAGATCATGGCGCTCTTTGGCGAGCTGCATTCCCAGGGACAGACCCTGATGCTCGTGACACATGAACAAGACATCGCCGACCACGCCCGGAGGATCCTCTTCCTCAAGGACGGCGTGATCGAGCGGGACACCCGGAGGCCGGCATGA
- a CDS encoding ABC transporter permease: MMILEILWVALDAIVANKLRSLLTMLGVVIGIAAVITMVALGEGAQRSVEARLMTLGANVLTVRPGQSFMGGLGRGQAMLSVDDAEALRAAPKDILAVAPEMETRTQVEHGSSNANLSIVGTWPSYFNINNYQISSGRLFTDAEDRGRRRIAVLGALVGGQLGGVSGPSLVGQTIRIGGVPFEVIGVLAEKGSQGFSNPDESIYVPLATAQFRIMGSDRVRSIGVQAVSEDRMDEAMVEINEVLRREHRLRPGQEADFNIRDQASLLSTVQETAQTFTLLLAGIAAISLLVGGIGIMNIMLVSVTERTREIGLRKALGARPSDIMLQFLIESLVLCLVGGALGLLLGVGGSYALQRMAGWNTSVAPESVLLAFAFSGGVGVFFGIWPARRAASLTPIESLRYE, from the coding sequence ATGATGATCCTCGAGATCCTCTGGGTCGCCCTCGACGCCATCGTCGCCAACAAGCTGCGCTCCCTGCTCACGATGCTGGGAGTCGTCATCGGCATCGCGGCGGTCATCACCATGGTGGCGCTGGGCGAGGGCGCGCAGCGCTCGGTGGAGGCCCGGCTGATGACGCTGGGCGCCAACGTGCTCACCGTGCGCCCCGGCCAGTCCTTCATGGGCGGCCTGGGCCGAGGCCAGGCGATGCTCTCCGTGGACGACGCGGAGGCCCTGCGCGCGGCGCCCAAGGACATCCTGGCCGTCGCGCCGGAGATGGAGACCCGGACCCAGGTGGAGCACGGCAGCAGCAACGCCAACCTGTCCATCGTGGGCACGTGGCCCTCCTACTTCAACATCAACAACTACCAGATCTCCTCCGGGCGCCTCTTCACGGACGCGGAGGATCGGGGGCGCCGCCGCATCGCGGTGCTGGGCGCGCTGGTGGGCGGGCAGCTCGGAGGCGTCTCGGGACCGTCGCTGGTGGGACAGACGATCCGCATCGGCGGCGTGCCCTTCGAGGTGATCGGCGTGCTCGCGGAGAAGGGCTCGCAGGGGTTCTCGAACCCGGACGAGAGCATCTACGTCCCGCTGGCCACGGCCCAGTTCCGCATCATGGGCAGCGACCGCGTCCGCTCCATCGGCGTGCAGGCCGTGAGCGAGGACCGGATGGATGAGGCCATGGTGGAGATCAACGAGGTGCTCCGGCGCGAGCACCGGCTCCGCCCCGGGCAGGAGGCGGACTTCAACATCCGCGATCAGGCCTCGCTGCTGAGCACCGTCCAGGAGACGGCGCAGACGTTCACCCTGCTGCTGGCGGGCATCGCGGCGATCTCCCTCCTCGTGGGAGGCATCGGCATCATGAACATCATGCTCGTGTCGGTGACGGAGCGCACCCGGGAGATCGGCCTGCGCAAGGCCCTGGGCGCCCGGCCGAGCGACATCATGCTCCAGTTCCTCATCGAGTCGCTGGTGCTGTGCCTGGTGGGAGGAGCCCTGGGCCTGCTGCTGGGCGTGGGAGGCTCGTACGCGCTCCAGCGCATGGCGGGCTGGAACACCTCCGTGGCGCCCGAGTCGGTCCTGCTGGCCTTCGCCTTCTCCGGAGGCGTGGGCGTGTTCTTCGGCATCTGGCCCGCCCGGCGCGCGGCGAGCCTCACGCCCATCGAGTCCCTCCGCTACGAGTAG
- a CDS encoding PEGA domain-containing protein, translating into MRRLLILLLALVAGAAGAADVADEAEFHFRRGLAFQRQGRFDDALAEFYASNRLVPNRNVQLNIASTLGRLQLYDEAFRAYSEVARQPLEPDERADVEQALAFLRPKLALVRVESTPPGATIFIGRRDLGALGVTPKTLALKPGRHRILLDLEGYRSREVEVDVARGREVVATGELELIVGGLEIRDVPEGAEVRREDTDEVLRTGPGEVMGLRPGRVPLRVVAPGFLPTRLDVEVVADQLRPVHLPLIAEPPPPRRVGSLVVRANVDGAVVLVDGREVGFTPAVIESVDAGRRVVEVQHEGLEPFRAEVDLEDRQLRSLDAHLRPKRLEVAGATQRLIHLEDAPASTTIITAEELRMFGYRTVAEALRSVRSLQVWTDRLYDSVGMRGFGWPENANARILVLLNGHPLNDVVRGYGPLGMDLGIDMSQVERIEVVRGEGMVFGSTAFLGMINVVTRRAEEGVHVRFGMGADTLRGTDLQAMASGRRGATELVVLAGNQYREGDPLPAPTGVGLLSDEESVERAFVLGRYGGFSLTSGIIRRAKHVPSSFVWTEGQPVLATDLRRFASLQYDHTFPGGSFLLSRVAIDDMDYSLRSQPVQAPVLPREETGYGLGLSVESRFEWARSSTSRLIAGASLRRAMHLDGQLSLGDGTEAELYSGTRTELTFYGSYEWTPRPWFLLHFGSRISPFRVTSADTNDPFELVFTLSPVLAMVSKPYEGGSLKFTTGVTGRGPSERELRYDFEDFERLAPLSLVPESHFATALEHTHTVSEETSLIAAVFLNAYADIARTASEQALPFRYSNSGPHVLGGAEVELRYAPGTGQLVSISGYVQARLDSPEDAVREGFDGDLEPHVVNSAEHAISARFGLPVLRKGLVAGTELVFTGARFDSTGLRVPESLYVNLMLSGQFTPWRLRYYGGVYNMLDERRPNPVSPDFGRTTVPQYGREVRLGASISF; encoded by the coding sequence ATGAGGCGCTTGCTGATCCTGCTCCTCGCGCTGGTGGCGGGGGCAGCGGGGGCGGCGGACGTGGCCGACGAGGCGGAGTTCCACTTCCGCCGCGGTCTGGCCTTCCAGCGACAGGGGCGCTTCGACGACGCACTCGCCGAGTTCTACGCCTCCAACCGGCTGGTGCCGAACCGGAACGTGCAGCTGAACATCGCCTCCACGCTGGGGCGGCTGCAGCTCTACGACGAGGCCTTCCGCGCCTACTCCGAGGTGGCCCGGCAGCCGCTCGAGCCGGACGAGCGCGCGGACGTGGAGCAGGCCCTGGCCTTCCTCCGGCCCAAGCTGGCGCTGGTCCGCGTGGAGTCCACGCCCCCCGGGGCCACCATCTTCATCGGACGACGGGATCTCGGTGCGCTGGGAGTCACACCCAAGACGCTGGCCCTCAAGCCCGGCCGCCATCGCATCCTGCTGGACCTGGAGGGCTACCGCTCGCGCGAGGTGGAGGTGGACGTGGCGCGCGGGCGCGAGGTGGTAGCCACGGGAGAGCTGGAGCTGATCGTCGGCGGGCTGGAGATCCGCGACGTGCCAGAGGGCGCCGAGGTGCGGCGCGAGGACACCGATGAGGTGCTGCGCACCGGACCGGGCGAGGTGATGGGGCTGCGGCCGGGACGGGTGCCGCTGCGCGTGGTGGCCCCTGGCTTCCTGCCCACCCGGCTCGACGTGGAGGTGGTGGCCGATCAGCTCCGGCCCGTGCACCTTCCGCTCATCGCCGAGCCGCCGCCGCCCCGGCGCGTCGGCAGCCTGGTGGTGCGAGCCAACGTCGACGGCGCGGTGGTGCTGGTGGATGGCCGGGAGGTGGGCTTCACCCCGGCCGTCATCGAGAGCGTGGACGCGGGGCGGCGGGTGGTGGAGGTGCAGCACGAGGGGCTCGAGCCCTTCCGGGCCGAGGTGGACCTGGAGGATCGGCAGCTCCGCTCGCTGGATGCCCACCTGCGCCCCAAGCGGCTGGAGGTGGCCGGCGCCACCCAGCGGCTCATCCATCTCGAGGACGCGCCCGCCTCGACCACCATCATCACCGCGGAGGAGCTGCGCATGTTCGGCTACCGCACGGTGGCCGAGGCGCTGCGCTCGGTGCGCAGCCTGCAGGTGTGGACCGACCGGCTCTACGACTCGGTGGGCATGCGCGGCTTCGGCTGGCCGGAGAACGCCAACGCCCGGATCCTCGTGCTGCTCAACGGGCACCCGCTCAATGACGTGGTGCGTGGCTACGGCCCGCTCGGGATGGACCTGGGGATCGACATGTCCCAGGTGGAGCGCATCGAGGTGGTGCGCGGCGAGGGCATGGTCTTCGGCAGCACCGCCTTCCTCGGTATGATCAACGTGGTGACGCGCCGCGCGGAGGAGGGGGTGCACGTGCGCTTCGGCATGGGCGCCGACACCCTGCGCGGAACCGATCTGCAGGCCATGGCCTCGGGCCGGCGCGGAGCCACGGAGCTGGTCGTGCTCGCGGGGAACCAGTATCGGGAAGGAGATCCACTTCCCGCGCCCACGGGGGTGGGCCTGCTCTCCGACGAGGAGTCCGTGGAGCGCGCCTTCGTCCTTGGTCGGTACGGGGGCTTCTCACTCACCTCGGGCATCATCCGCCGGGCCAAGCATGTCCCCAGCAGCTTCGTCTGGACGGAAGGCCAGCCCGTCCTGGCCACGGATCTTCGGCGCTTCGCCTCGCTGCAGTACGACCACACCTTCCCGGGCGGCAGCTTCCTGCTCTCGCGGGTGGCGATCGATGACATGGACTACTCGCTGCGCTCCCAGCCCGTGCAGGCCCCGGTGCTGCCGCGAGAGGAGACAGGCTACGGGCTGGGGCTCTCCGTCGAGTCCCGCTTCGAGTGGGCCCGCTCGAGCACCAGCCGGCTCATCGCGGGCGCGTCGCTCCGGCGGGCGATGCACCTGGATGGCCAGCTGAGCCTGGGCGACGGCACGGAGGCCGAGCTGTACAGCGGCACGCGCACGGAGCTCACCTTCTACGGCAGCTATGAGTGGACGCCGCGGCCCTGGTTCCTGCTCCACTTCGGCTCGCGGATCAGCCCCTTCCGGGTGACGAGCGCCGACACCAACGATCCGTTCGAGCTGGTCTTCACCCTGTCTCCGGTGCTGGCGATGGTGAGCAAGCCCTACGAGGGAGGCAGCCTCAAGTTCACCACGGGCGTCACGGGCAGGGGACCCAGCGAGCGCGAGCTCCGCTACGACTTCGAGGACTTCGAGCGGTTGGCGCCGCTGTCATTGGTTCCGGAGAGCCACTTCGCCACGGCGCTCGAGCACACGCACACCGTGAGCGAAGAGACGAGCCTGATCGCGGCCGTGTTCCTCAACGCCTACGCCGACATCGCCCGCACTGCTTCGGAGCAGGCGCTGCCCTTCCGGTACTCGAACTCCGGGCCGCATGTCCTGGGAGGCGCGGAGGTGGAGCTGCGCTACGCCCCCGGGACGGGGCAGCTGGTGAGCATCTCCGGCTACGTGCAGGCCCGCCTCGACAGCCCCGAGGATGCGGTCCGCGAGGGGTTCGACGGGGACCTCGAGCCGCACGTGGTGAACTCGGCGGAGCATGCCATCTCCGCGCGCTTCGGCCTGCCCGTGCTGAGGAAGGGGCTGGTGGCGGGCACCGAGCTGGTCTTCACCGGCGCCCGCTTCGACTCCACCGGGCTGCGCGTCCCGGAGTCGCTCTACGTGAACCTGATGCTCTCCGGCCAGTTCACGCCGTGGCGGCTGCGCTACTACGGCGGCGTGTACAACATGCTCGACGAGCGCCGCCCCAACCCGGTGAGCCCCGACTTCGGGCGCACCACCGTGCCGCAGTACGGCCGAGAGGTGAGGCTGGGCGCGTCAATCTCGTTCTGA
- a CDS encoding efflux RND transporter periplasmic adaptor subunit yields the protein MNWKKLILIVGVLALIGAGVYFARGRSQPKTPTSQLPTAAARRMDLAIVAEASGLLEPIRVVEVKSKASGEVQNVLVETGARVEQGTLLAEIDPRDVQNALSQAEADLESARVRLQTVEAQRKRMEELRASGVVTQQELETSVDAAATARAALVRADTNLQLARIRRQDVTIRAPVAGTILERTIEPGLIIASATSNVSGGTTLFKMADLSEMQARAKVDETDIGKIQPGMEARVSLEAYPNRTFTGEVVKIEPQAVVEQNVTLFPVLIRLKNTEGLLRPGMNAEVSIEVASRNGVVAIPNTAVVAMREAASAATALGLDEAAVRAQLRPAGAPSNAGLPGGGDPSAAGGSGPPGAPAAEPSPECAALFERLRSDAGVPALSDADREQLRACRPQGLAEGGGGGFRSRGGGQGRGGGNADRRPGVIFVQQDGGPQPRRVMLGLSDWDNTEVISGLQEGEQVYLVSVAQLQQQQQQSLDRIRQRTGGVIPGAGGGGPRGGGGR from the coding sequence GTGAACTGGAAAAAGCTCATCCTCATCGTTGGAGTGCTCGCCCTCATCGGCGCGGGGGTCTACTTCGCGCGCGGTCGCTCGCAGCCCAAGACGCCCACCAGCCAGCTGCCCACCGCTGCGGCCAGGCGCATGGACCTGGCCATCGTGGCGGAGGCCTCCGGCCTGCTGGAGCCCATCCGCGTGGTGGAGGTGAAGTCCAAGGCCTCCGGCGAGGTGCAGAACGTGCTCGTCGAGACGGGCGCCCGCGTCGAGCAGGGCACCCTGCTGGCGGAGATCGATCCGCGAGACGTCCAGAACGCCCTGTCCCAGGCCGAGGCGGACCTCGAGTCCGCCCGGGTGCGCCTGCAGACCGTCGAGGCCCAGCGCAAGCGCATGGAGGAGCTGCGGGCCTCCGGGGTCGTCACCCAGCAGGAGCTGGAGACCTCGGTCGACGCGGCCGCCACGGCCCGCGCGGCGCTGGTGCGCGCCGACACCAACCTGCAGCTGGCCCGCATCCGGCGGCAGGACGTGACGATCCGCGCCCCGGTCGCCGGCACCATCCTGGAGCGCACCATCGAGCCCGGGCTGATCATCGCCTCGGCCACCTCCAACGTGTCCGGAGGCACCACGCTGTTCAAGATGGCGGACCTGTCCGAAATGCAGGCTCGCGCGAAGGTCGACGAGACGGACATCGGGAAGATCCAGCCGGGCATGGAGGCCCGGGTGTCGCTGGAGGCCTATCCCAACCGCACCTTCACCGGTGAGGTGGTGAAGATCGAGCCGCAGGCCGTGGTGGAGCAGAACGTGACGCTCTTCCCGGTGCTCATCCGCTTGAAGAACACCGAAGGGCTGCTCCGGCCGGGAATGAACGCGGAGGTGTCCATCGAGGTCGCCAGCCGCAATGGCGTCGTGGCCATCCCCAACACGGCGGTAGTGGCGATGCGCGAGGCCGCCTCCGCCGCCACCGCGCTGGGCCTGGACGAGGCGGCGGTGCGCGCGCAGCTCCGGCCCGCGGGAGCCCCCTCCAACGCGGGCCTCCCCGGAGGAGGCGACCCGTCCGCCGCGGGCGGCTCCGGTCCTCCTGGCGCCCCGGCGGCGGAGCCCTCTCCGGAGTGCGCCGCGCTGTTCGAGCGCCTCCGCTCGGACGCCGGTGTCCCGGCCCTGTCCGACGCCGATCGCGAGCAGCTGCGCGCGTGCCGGCCCCAGGGACTGGCGGAGGGTGGTGGCGGTGGCTTCCGCTCCCGGGGTGGAGGCCAGGGCCGGGGAGGAGGCAACGCGGACCGGCGCCCGGGCGTCATCTTCGTGCAGCAGGACGGCGGGCCTCAGCCCCGACGCGTCATGCTCGGCCTGAGCGACTGGGACAACACGGAGGTCATCAGCGGGCTGCAGGAGGGCGAGCAGGTGTACCTGGTCTCCGTGGCCCAGCTCCAGCAGCAGCAGCAGCAGAGCCTGGATCGCATCCGGCAGCGGACGGGCGGCGTCATCCCCGGCGCCGGAGGCGGTGGTCCGCGCGGCGGCGGCGGACGGTGA
- a CDS encoding TolC family protein, with translation MLTSSWNRSRAPLSALLMGLLALTLTPSDGAAQQEAPWVSMTLEEALSRAIKVSPQIVQAQGTVRTTTAAEKTAFGAYLPDLSFNANSSLSSSQRLIPETGATVTGSSDSYSAGLSTSWDVFTGFRRRSERQRAQADSQSAQATLAGQRFVVELSVERAFFDALRAEELITVAKSRIERAQEGVGFAERRLAVGSATRSDLLRAQLELNTAREALLQQENQRLTAALSLGRLVGVDGPVDPAPSGPIDPAPLKASREEVVATLVAQAPSVRAAEAAVTAAEASIGTARSQYYPSVRLSAGYDWFYQDRGRTSWSVRLGLSYPIFDGFARDESMVRARTQAEVAQAQLSDTRRSVRAEAERVLSQLQLVEERLTLNRQAVEVAQEDLRVQQERYRLGATTILELLTSQTALVEAQNNLVGLRFDYVLARAELQSIVGREL, from the coding sequence ATGCTCACCTCCTCCTGGAACCGGTCGCGCGCCCCCCTCTCCGCCCTGCTCATGGGCCTGCTGGCCCTGACGCTCACTCCCAGTGACGGCGCGGCCCAGCAGGAAGCGCCCTGGGTGAGCATGACGCTCGAGGAGGCCCTCTCCCGCGCCATCAAGGTCAGCCCCCAGATCGTCCAGGCCCAGGGCACCGTCCGCACCACCACCGCCGCCGAGAAGACCGCCTTCGGCGCCTACCTGCCGGACCTGTCCTTCAACGCCAACAGCTCCCTGTCCAGCAGCCAGCGCCTCATCCCCGAGACCGGCGCCACCGTCACCGGCTCCAGTGACTCCTACAGCGCGGGCCTCTCCACCTCCTGGGACGTGTTCACCGGCTTCCGCCGGCGCTCCGAGCGGCAGCGGGCCCAGGCGGACTCCCAGTCCGCGCAGGCCACGCTCGCCGGGCAGCGCTTCGTCGTGGAGCTCTCCGTCGAGCGCGCCTTCTTCGATGCCCTGCGCGCCGAGGAGCTCATCACCGTGGCGAAGTCCCGCATCGAGCGGGCGCAGGAGGGCGTGGGATTCGCCGAGCGCCGCCTCGCGGTGGGCTCGGCCACCCGCTCGGACCTGCTCCGCGCCCAGCTCGAGCTCAACACCGCGCGCGAGGCCCTGCTCCAGCAGGAGAACCAGCGCCTCACCGCCGCCCTGAGCCTGGGCCGGCTCGTCGGCGTGGACGGGCCCGTGGACCCGGCCCCCTCCGGCCCTATCGATCCCGCGCCCCTCAAGGCCTCGCGTGAGGAGGTGGTGGCCACGCTCGTCGCCCAGGCGCCGTCCGTCCGGGCCGCCGAGGCCGCCGTGACCGCCGCCGAGGCCAGCATCGGCACGGCGCGCTCCCAGTACTACCCCTCCGTCCGCCTGTCCGCCGGCTACGACTGGTTCTACCAGGACCGCGGGCGGACGAGCTGGTCCGTCCGGCTGGGCCTCTCCTACCCCATCTTCGATGGCTTCGCGCGCGACGAGAGCATGGTGCGAGCGCGGACCCAGGCCGAGGTCGCCCAGGCCCAGCTCAGCGACACCCGGCGCTCCGTGCGCGCCGAGGCCGAGCGGGTGCTCAGCCAGCTCCAGCTCGTCGAGGAGCGGCTGACCCTCAATCGCCAGGCCGTGGAGGTGGCCCAGGAGGACCTGCGCGTCCAGCAGGAGCGCTACCGCCTGGGCGCCACCACCATTCTGGAGCTGCTCACCTCGCAGACGGCCCTGGTGGAGGCGCAGAACAACCTCGTGGGCCTGCGCTTCGACTACGTGCTGGCCCGCGCGGAGCTCCAGTCCATCGTCGGGAGGGAGCTGTGA